The following coding sequences are from one Apodemus sylvaticus chromosome X, mApoSyl1.1, whole genome shotgun sequence window:
- the LOC127675374 gene encoding LOW QUALITY PROTEIN: vigilin-like (The sequence of the model RefSeq protein was modified relative to this genomic sequence to represent the inferred CDS: deleted 1 base in 1 codon) has protein sequence MTSKRQYIVYPNRSLQRENHVTNLNLRRRINFPSSTCNSENNISIRKPENREVCHNWILSIPKNAAKDSEVEIPIPPSLYRSLTDSKKSLISSITEECGKVHIHFPSNNQGPPKVIIGGPTEIVEKTRRKLLQLAEEEQAKSYSVAIPVKSKYHQFLMSKNGGNLQKICEKTGARIIFPTFKNKDQESVTIIGTEEAVKHVQKEVEVLLKDLEDVVEDSILISPKYHNYFVMQRGQLLREIIKEYGGVFITFSYAGKQSTKVTIKGAKPCVEAAKKHIQGIFDPLGSQVTTQCVVPPKFHPFIMGPICSRIQQIARDCKVQIKFPDTEKTTRKTRPEVHEMGKEKGGNNMKKPASTSPKKSDTMSFSSKAENCKEAAKALETLVPVTAEVQVPFYLHPYIIGHKGSGLRKLIKDFEVHIQVSQPGGSFHIISIMGLEANVEQAKTKLQNQVKALQMELDNHTLRNFRQTFRLDPKYHSKIFGNKGILISQICTEYDVTVHFSKKGNNSLQDQITISGSKSNILGARDAIMNMLRKIEKTVSKEIPLNHHVCANIIGFGGKSIQKIMEQFQVDIRVPSKGSCSNSSIIVSGSSCNVQEAIDYILSLEKHFLSVGKSDPPLDHHKRGGLYNTAARTSKSFGKRNSLRNVRSTTHPPRVDNSDDFPKLKHPTPPKLHPWRP, from the exons ATGACTTCCAAAAGACAATACATTGTATATCCAAATAGATCTTTGCAAAGGGAA AACCATGTTACCAACCTAAATTTGAGAAGAAGGATAAATTTTCCATCATCAACTTGCAATTCAGAAAATAATATCAGTATCAGAAAGCCAGAAAACCGTGAGGTATGTCATAACTGGATTCTATCCATACCTAAAAATGCAGCCAAAGATTCTGAAGTGGAAATTCCTATTCCCCCTAGTCTATATAGATCCCTGACtgattctaaaaagtctttgattagTTCAATCACAGAAGAATGTGGCAAAGTTCATATTCATTTTCCAAGTAACAACCAGGGCCCACCAAAAGTCATTATTGGTGGCCCCACGGAAATTGTTGAAAAAACCAGGAGAAAGCTTCTGCAACTTGCAGAAGAGGAACAAGCCAAAAGTTATTCTGTGGCTATTCCTGTTAAGTCAAAATATCACCAATTTCTTATGAGTAAAAATGGTGGCAATCTTCAGAAAATCTGTGAGAAGACTGGGGCACGAATCATTTTTCCAACCTTTAAGAACAAGGATCAAGAATCAGTAACTATCATAGGAACAGAAGAAGCTGTTAAACATGTGCAAAAAGAGGTAGAGGTTTTACTGAAAGATTTGGAGGATGTGGTGGAGGATAGCATATTGATAAGTCCTAAGTACCACAATTACTTTGTCATGCAAAGGGGACAGCTTTTACgagaaataattaaagaatatgGCGGTGTGTTTATTACATTTTCTTACGCAGGAAAACAGAGTACAAAAGTCACAATAAAAGGAGCAAAACCTTGTGTCGAAGCAGCAAAGAAACATATTCAGGGTATATTTGATCCCTTGGGATCACAAGTCACAACACAGTGTGTTGTTCCCCCCAAATTCCATCCTTTTATCATGGGACCTATATGCTCTCGAATTCAACAAATTGCAAGAGACTGTAAAGTTCAAATCAAATTTCCAGACACAGAAAAGACAACTAGGAAGACACGTCCAGAGGTCCATGAaatggggaaagaaaagggaggaaacaATATGAAAAAACCTGCTTCCACTTCTCCTAAGAAAAGTGACACCATGTCTTTTTCGAGCAAAGCAGAAAACTGCAAGGAGGCCGCAAAAGCTCTGGAGACTCTTGTTCCTGTCACCGCTGAAGTCCAAGTACCTTTTTACTTACATCCTTACATCATTGGGCATAAAGGAAGTGGATTACGTAAGCTAATAAAGGACTTTGAAGTTCATATTCAAGTATCACAACCTGGAGGAAGCTTTCACATCATATCAATCATGGGCCTTGAAGCAAATGTGGAACAAGCCAAGACAAAATTGCAAAATCAAGTAAAAGCCTTACAAATGGAACTAGATAATCACACATTAAGAAATTTCAGGCAAACATTCAGATTAGATCCCAAATATCATTCCAAGATCTTTGGTAATAAAGGCATACTTATTTCCCAGATTTGCACAGAATATGATGTCACTGTCCATTtttcaaagaaaggaaacaacTCGTTACAAGACCAAATTACCATTTCTGGCTCTAAAAGCAACATCCTTGGTGCCCGTGATGCAATAATGAACATGCTGCGTAAGATCGAAAAAACAGTTTCCAAGGAAATCCCACTGAACCACCACGTTTGTGCCAACATCATTGGATTTGGCGGAAAATCCATCCAGAAAATCATGGAACAATTCCAAGTAGACATCCGTGTGCCTTCAAAAGGATCCTGTAGTAATTCTAGCATCATCGTAAGTGGATCATCTTGTAATGTCCAAGAAGCAATTGACTATATCTTAAGTCTTGAGAAACATTTCCTGTCTGTTGGAAAATCTGATCCTCCACTGGACCATCATAAGCGTGGTGGTCTTTACAACACAGCTGCAAGAACATCTAAGAGTTTTGGTAAAAGAAATTCTCTGCGTAATGTAAGATCAACCACACATCCTCCACGTGTGGACAATTCTGACGATTTTCCCAAACTTAAACACCCAACACCTCCTAAGCTTCACCCTTGGAGACCATAA